Proteins co-encoded in one Methylomonas albis genomic window:
- a CDS encoding NAD(P)/FAD-dependent oxidoreductase, with protein sequence MKLKLVVIGNGMAGMRTVDELIQTAPGRYDITVFGAEPHGNYNRIMLTPVLFGAKSIADIMIHDFDWYLNNRVTLYCGPDKAVVNIDRERRCVIAHDGTCAFYDKLLIATGSLPLMLDIPGRNVEGVLGFRDIADVETMIEKAASKRHAVILGGGLLGLEAANGLLKRGMQVSVVNRAGHLLNRQLDNKAAAFLQRQLADKGIQFYLGTTIQRIDSRDEHISAVELSDGSVLPADMLIMSTGIKPNISLAKRIGLECQHGIVVDDSMRTSDPAIFSVGECVQHRGELFGLVAPVYEQAKVCAQQLSGQTNSQFKTLSSATMLKVTGIDLFSVGDFEGDNECQTLQLIDHELGVYKKIVLRNNIVVGVILYGDTSDSAWYLNLVKDKTPITAIRDRLMFGQTSLANAA encoded by the coding sequence ATGAAACTCAAATTGGTAGTGATAGGCAACGGCATGGCCGGCATGCGTACCGTTGACGAATTGATTCAGACCGCGCCTGGCCGCTACGACATCACCGTGTTCGGCGCCGAGCCGCACGGCAATTACAATCGCATCATGCTAACGCCGGTGCTGTTTGGCGCGAAAAGCATCGCCGACATCATGATTCACGATTTCGATTGGTATCTAAACAACCGGGTCACACTGTACTGCGGACCGGATAAGGCGGTGGTTAACATCGACCGCGAGCGCCGCTGCGTGATTGCCCATGACGGCACCTGTGCGTTTTACGACAAGCTGTTGATCGCTACCGGTTCCTTACCGTTGATGCTGGATATACCCGGCCGCAACGTCGAAGGCGTATTGGGCTTTAGAGACATCGCCGACGTGGAAACCATGATAGAAAAAGCCGCCAGCAAACGCCATGCGGTAATTTTGGGTGGCGGATTGCTGGGCTTGGAAGCTGCCAACGGCTTGCTGAAACGCGGTATGCAGGTCAGCGTCGTCAATCGCGCCGGCCATTTATTGAACCGGCAATTGGATAATAAAGCAGCGGCATTTTTACAGCGCCAATTGGCGGATAAAGGCATACAGTTTTATCTCGGAACCACTATTCAACGCATAGACAGCCGGGACGAGCATATCAGCGCGGTTGAGCTCAGTGACGGCAGCGTCTTACCGGCCGACATGCTGATTATGTCCACCGGCATCAAGCCCAATATCAGCCTGGCCAAACGCATCGGGTTGGAATGTCAGCACGGCATCGTGGTCGACGACAGCATGCGAACCAGCGACCCGGCGATCTTTTCGGTCGGCGAATGCGTGCAACACCGGGGCGAACTGTTTGGTTTGGTCGCGCCGGTCTACGAGCAAGCCAAAGTTTGCGCGCAACAATTGTCCGGACAAACCAACAGCCAATTTAAAACTTTATCGTCCGCCACCATGTTGAAAGTGACGGGTATCGATTTATTTTCGGTGGGCGATTTCGAAGGCGATAACGAATGCCAGACCCTGCAACTGATAGACCATGAGTTGGGCGTCTATAAAAAAATTGTGTTGCGCAATAATATTGTCGTCGGCGTAATTCTGTATGGCGACACCAGCGACAGCGCCTGGTATTTAAATCTGGTCAAGGATAAAACCCCGATTACCGCAATCCGAGACCGCTTGATGTTCGGCCAAACCTCGTTGGCAAATGCGGCATAA
- a CDS encoding DUF58 domain-containing protein, whose protein sequence is MSATIKPFQYRLPRPVVGVFPGAHPGQMVGNGQLFKRHDTLIARPDPRRIDLRASLLDPFGNYQVRVQQQHSAIDVYLLADLSASMQFVGSYDKRRALADMLLSVAASALEYGDNVGFIACNQRVLSDCYLPAGKHMGRIQAMAKRLEKVDLQPGAAGLQQAQRYLPNHRALVFLASDFHFPLPQLQAILQNLRRHDVVPLVLWDQAEYSRLPDWGLFQVQDLETGRRRTLWLRPGLKRNIENAFAQRRAQLQQQFRALGCEPLFIENAYRAEQLGQYFLRRAG, encoded by the coding sequence ATGTCGGCCACGATAAAGCCTTTTCAATACCGCCTGCCGCGCCCGGTAGTCGGCGTGTTTCCCGGCGCGCATCCCGGACAAATGGTCGGTAACGGCCAATTGTTCAAGCGCCATGACACCTTGATCGCCCGTCCGGACCCCAGACGCATCGATTTAAGGGCCAGCTTGTTGGATCCGTTTGGTAATTATCAAGTGCGGGTGCAGCAGCAACATAGCGCGATCGACGTGTATCTGCTGGCTGATTTATCTGCGTCCATGCAGTTCGTCGGTAGCTATGACAAGCGCCGTGCGTTGGCGGATATGCTGTTATCGGTCGCTGCATCGGCTTTGGAGTATGGCGATAATGTCGGGTTTATCGCTTGTAACCAGCGCGTGCTCTCCGATTGTTATTTGCCGGCCGGTAAACACATGGGCCGGATTCAAGCGATGGCTAAGCGCCTGGAAAAAGTCGACTTGCAACCCGGTGCGGCCGGTTTGCAACAAGCGCAACGCTATCTACCCAATCATCGGGCCCTGGTGTTTTTAGCATCGGATTTTCATTTTCCCTTGCCGCAGTTGCAGGCTATTTTGCAAAACTTGCGGCGTCACGATGTGGTACCGCTGGTGCTGTGGGATCAGGCCGAATACAGCCGCTTGCCGGATTGGGGACTGTTTCAAGTTCAGGATCTGGAAACCGGCAGACGGCGCACGCTGTGGCTGCGTCCGGGGTTGAAGCGCAACATAGAAAACGCATTTGCGCAGCGCCGTGCGCAATTACAACAGCAGTTTCGCGCTTTGGGCTGTGAGCCCTTATTCATCGAAAACGCTTACCGCGCGGAGCAGCTGGGGCAATATTTTTTAAGGAGAGCCGGGTGA
- a CDS encoding vWA domain-containing protein codes for MNLGFDYPWALLGLLLCLLPMLRIGAVANPYPWLALLPVDPVSLAISAVIRLLGVLAIGALCLGLAGAYWQEQQVERIGHGAHIVMLLDRSNSMDNTFAGKAPETQGEESKASAARRLLNQFVEQRAHDLIGIAAYSTSPLFVLPLTENKAAIHAAIDATVLPALAYTNVSKGLSMALEFFDSRPVTGSRIVLLVSDGAAVIEPDSEAALRELFKQRQVSLYWVFLRTANSPGLFETPEDPRDDNAQAMPERYLHLFFSSLHIPYQAYEAETPGALQQAIDDINHLENRPLHYFERIPKQDLSTRCYAWAATMLLLLLGVKLCEARP; via the coding sequence ATGAATTTAGGCTTCGATTATCCGTGGGCCTTGCTGGGTTTGCTGTTATGCCTGTTGCCGATGCTTAGAATAGGCGCGGTCGCCAACCCTTATCCCTGGCTGGCGTTATTACCCGTCGATCCTGTATCGCTGGCCATCAGCGCTGTGATCCGCTTGTTGGGCGTGTTGGCGATAGGCGCACTGTGTCTGGGCTTGGCAGGTGCTTATTGGCAGGAGCAGCAAGTGGAGCGCATCGGCCATGGTGCGCATATCGTCATGCTTTTGGATCGCAGTAACAGCATGGACAATACCTTTGCCGGCAAGGCGCCGGAAACGCAAGGCGAAGAATCCAAAGCCAGCGCTGCCCGTCGCCTGTTGAACCAGTTTGTCGAGCAGCGCGCACATGATTTGATCGGTATTGCCGCCTACAGTACCTCACCGCTGTTCGTGCTGCCGCTCACCGAAAACAAAGCTGCGATTCATGCCGCGATAGACGCCACGGTCTTGCCGGCCTTGGCTTATACCAACGTTAGCAAAGGTTTGAGTATGGCCTTGGAATTCTTCGATAGCCGGCCGGTGACCGGTTCGCGCATCGTGTTATTGGTGTCGGACGGCGCAGCAGTGATCGAGCCGGACAGCGAAGCGGCCTTGCGCGAGCTGTTCAAACAACGCCAAGTCAGCTTGTATTGGGTATTCCTGCGCACCGCCAACAGCCCTGGCTTGTTTGAAACTCCTGAAGACCCGCGCGACGACAACGCTCAGGCCATGCCGGAACGCTATCTGCATCTGTTTTTTAGCAGCCTGCATATCCCGTATCAAGCTTACGAAGCCGAGACCCCCGGAGCGTTGCAGCAAGCCATAGACGACATTAATCACCTGGAAAATAGGCCTTTGCATTATTTCGAACGGATTCCAAAGCAGGATTTATCCACCCGTTGCTATGCCTGGGCGGCGACGATGCTGCTGTTACTACTGGGCGTCAAACTCTGCGAGGCCAGGCCGTGA
- a CDS encoding MxaK protein, translated as MIRKIKHGLLWLTLTAALMLTLTQLLQLVGLSSQNRLIAQLLVGKDVGADELATSAPEVRMARAVYLSQHQRYDEALTTLNLLLQQSGSEAQAHTRYNLGNLYLRQAMQKAEAGNVNEAMPLLGLAKQAYREALTLDSQFWDAKYNLEVAMRLLPEMDRISSGDDADDLSQKTQLWTTLPGFPRGLP; from the coding sequence GTGATCCGCAAAATTAAACATGGTTTGTTATGGTTGACGCTGACGGCGGCCTTAATGTTGACGCTGACGCAATTGCTACAACTGGTCGGGCTGTCCAGCCAAAATCGGTTGATCGCTCAGTTGCTGGTCGGCAAGGATGTCGGCGCCGACGAATTGGCGACGTCGGCACCGGAAGTGCGCATGGCCAGGGCGGTGTATCTGAGCCAGCACCAGCGCTACGACGAAGCCTTGACGACCTTGAATTTGTTATTGCAACAAAGCGGTTCTGAGGCACAAGCGCACACCCGTTACAACTTAGGCAATCTGTATCTACGCCAAGCCATGCAAAAAGCCGAAGCCGGCAATGTCAACGAAGCGATGCCGTTGCTGGGTCTGGCCAAGCAAGCCTATCGCGAAGCCTTGACGCTGGATAGTCAGTTTTGGGATGCCAAATACAATCTGGAAGTAGCGATGCGTCTATTGCCGGAGATGGACCGAATTTCTAGCGGCGACGATGCCGACGATCTCAGCCAAAAGACCCAGCTATGGACTACCTTGCCGGGGTTCCCGCGTGGTTTGCCGTAA
- a CDS encoding EAL domain-containing protein, which yields MQAKTQLFPYFQPIISVASGKIVGYEALARQYDGKGKVVSAGALFSSADVDAKTRTELDRQVRWQALEKFSELADTQSYLALNISAAWIENLRQLNTLPTLRMLDELNIDRRRIIVEISDAHVDTQKLKQIVRRYRKHGLSVAIGDFGAGSSQLERVIAIQPDIIKIDMRLFKLATKGGIAGDIIHMISRLGKRTGCRIICEGVESDEAFLFSLNCGAQYMQGFLFAQAKADFLPADLYEQHIASLRGKFLKNTLAKVQKKVSAINTSKVLIFKLADTLQDDFNLNELVSWNFTDSGVIRFYLCNNQGDQISPDFNFKENQWFTDPRKIGFNWSWRPYFFQLLALENCGDSERIVTSERYRDFETSLLCKTLSLRLDSERILLVDTVAGD from the coding sequence ATGCAAGCTAAAACCCAGTTATTTCCATATTTTCAACCGATTATCTCGGTAGCCAGCGGCAAAATCGTCGGTTATGAAGCTCTGGCTCGCCAATACGACGGCAAAGGCAAAGTGGTATCGGCAGGCGCCCTGTTCTCTTCCGCCGATGTCGATGCCAAAACCCGTACCGAACTGGACAGGCAGGTGCGGTGGCAAGCCCTGGAAAAGTTTTCGGAATTGGCCGATACGCAAAGTTATCTCGCATTGAACATTTCCGCAGCCTGGATTGAAAACCTGCGGCAATTGAACACGCTGCCCACACTACGCATGTTGGACGAGCTGAATATCGATCGGCGGCGCATCATCGTGGAAATTTCCGATGCTCATGTCGATACGCAGAAATTGAAACAAATTGTGCGGCGTTATCGCAAACACGGTTTGAGCGTGGCTATCGGCGATTTCGGCGCCGGCTCCTCGCAACTGGAACGAGTCATCGCCATTCAACCCGACATCATCAAAATCGACATGCGCTTGTTCAAACTGGCGACCAAGGGCGGCATAGCTGGCGACATCATTCACATGATTTCGCGTCTGGGCAAACGTACCGGTTGCCGGATCATTTGCGAAGGCGTGGAATCCGACGAAGCGTTTTTATTCAGCCTAAACTGCGGCGCGCAATACATGCAGGGCTTTTTATTTGCTCAGGCCAAAGCCGATTTTCTGCCGGCAGATCTTTACGAGCAGCATATCGCCTCACTGCGCGGTAAGTTTTTGAAAAACACCTTGGCCAAGGTGCAAAAGAAAGTCAGCGCCATCAACACCAGCAAAGTCCTTATCTTCAAATTGGCCGACACCTTGCAAGATGACTTTAATCTGAACGAATTGGTCAGTTGGAATTTCACCGATAGCGGTGTGATTCGGTTTTATCTATGCAATAACCAGGGCGACCAAATTTCGCCGGATTTCAACTTCAAAGAAAACCAATGGTTTACCGATCCGCGTAAAATCGGTTTTAACTGGTCTTGGCGGCCGTATTTCTTTCAATTGCTGGCCTTGGAAAATTGCGGCGATAGCGAGCGTATAGTCACCTCTGAACGCTACCGCGATTTCGAAACCAGCCTGCTCTGTAAAACCTTGTCCTTACGCCTGGATAGCGAACGGATTTTGCTGGTGGATACCGTCGCTGGTGACTGA
- a CDS encoding MxaP protein, which yields MNIKSTLHAMLPHAGLGHLLETYLTWSGVGFICSFIASSLDKHADVPYAAYYTSALNDAVGFKFWILLAVVGSLLFCLSLPVLYLALHYPAMTGLSRRLRQFTYTFFLVAFDEGGLMIGILTANFIDTSERISLLANKSFLFSDVGFFTILALCLLNSLLWLFGEAIHSRNGQSYSGVVALLMRVPLKFSLPGYLVVTAVLTNLVVSQ from the coding sequence ATGAATATTAAATCGACTCTGCACGCCATGCTACCGCATGCCGGCCTCGGCCACCTATTGGAAACCTATCTAACTTGGTCGGGCGTGGGTTTTATCTGCTCCTTTATAGCCAGTAGCTTGGATAAACATGCCGATGTGCCGTATGCCGCGTATTACACCAGCGCGCTTAACGACGCCGTGGGTTTTAAATTTTGGATTTTGCTGGCGGTGGTCGGCAGCTTGCTGTTCTGTCTGAGCTTGCCGGTGTTATATCTGGCGCTGCATTATCCAGCCATGACTGGGCTTAGTCGGCGCTTGCGGCAGTTCACCTATACCTTTTTTTTGGTGGCCTTTGATGAGGGCGGCCTGATGATAGGGATTTTGACCGCCAATTTTATCGATACCAGCGAGCGCATCTCGCTGCTGGCTAATAAATCGTTTTTGTTCAGCGATGTCGGATTTTTCACGATACTGGCGCTCTGCCTGTTGAACTCCTTGTTGTGGCTGTTCGGCGAAGCCATCCATAGCCGCAATGGGCAGTCTTATTCAGGTGTGGTGGCCTTATTGATGAGGGTGCCGTTGAAGTTTTCTTTGCCCGGATACCTAGTTGTGACGGCGGTGCTGACCAATTTGGTTGTCAGCCAATAA
- a CDS encoding vWA domain-containing protein, producing the protein MSITPNLRDYRFWLLAAALLSLLLVFFHPQTSAPASLYRLTFIVDITRSMNTEDYQLERQPVGRLQFVKQALRQELLKLPCGSEVGLGLFTERRSTLLFEPIEVCSGFAEIDAALAALDWRMAWAADSRIASGLLSTLEMLKDQDQTLVFFSDGQEAPPPNPRYKPDLSALKDKVAGIIIGVGGDQLSPIPKFDAKGQRQGFYKPEDVPHRSSFGESDLNPEKIQGYNARNAPFGSEAASGDEHLSRLHESYLRQLAAESGLQYRRLTDADSLDQALQQAEFAKPGQHLVDTSWRYAGLALLLLAAVYFR; encoded by the coding sequence ATGAGCATAACGCCCAATCTCAGGGATTACCGTTTCTGGCTGCTGGCGGCGGCGCTGCTGAGTTTGTTGCTGGTGTTTTTCCATCCGCAAACCAGCGCGCCAGCGTCCTTGTACCGCTTGACATTCATTGTCGACATTACCCGCAGTATGAATACCGAAGATTATCAGCTGGAGCGGCAGCCGGTCGGCCGCTTGCAGTTTGTCAAACAAGCGTTGCGCCAGGAGTTGTTAAAACTGCCTTGCGGTTCGGAAGTGGGTTTGGGCCTCTTCACCGAACGCCGCTCGACGCTGCTGTTCGAACCGATAGAAGTGTGTTCGGGGTTTGCCGAGATCGACGCCGCACTGGCGGCATTGGATTGGCGCATGGCCTGGGCCGCCGATAGTCGCATCGCCAGCGGTTTACTGAGCACCCTGGAGATGCTGAAAGACCAGGATCAGACTCTGGTGTTTTTCAGCGATGGTCAGGAAGCGCCGCCGCCCAATCCGCGCTATAAACCGGATTTATCCGCGCTGAAAGATAAGGTGGCCGGCATCATCATAGGCGTCGGCGGCGATCAACTGTCGCCCATCCCCAAGTTCGACGCCAAGGGTCAACGCCAGGGTTTTTATAAACCCGAAGACGTGCCGCATCGCTCGTCGTTTGGGGAATCGGATTTGAACCCGGAAAAGATCCAGGGTTACAACGCCCGTAACGCGCCGTTCGGCAGCGAGGCCGCCAGCGGTGACGAACACCTGAGCCGGCTGCACGAAAGCTATCTGCGCCAGCTCGCCGCCGAAAGTGGTTTGCAGTATCGACGCCTCACCGATGCCGATAGTCTGGATCAAGCCTTGCAGCAAGCCGAATTTGCCAAACCGGGCCAGCATCTGGTTGATACAAGTTGGCGCTATGCCGGCCTGGCGCTGTTGCTGTTAGCGGCGGTGTATTTCAGATAA
- a CDS encoding nitrate reductase produces the protein MNTIKTTCPYCGVGCGIEATVEDSTTHRVTIKGDSTHPANFGKLCSKGATLGDTVSLENRLLYPSIHGQRVDWDSALNHVAARFNEIIEKHGPEAVAFYVSGQLLTEDYYVANKLMKGFIGTANIDTNSRLCMSSAVVGYKRAFGADTVPCNYEDLELAELILLVGSNAAWCHPIAFQRIRKAKENNPNLKVVVIDPRATASCDIADLHLPVKPGMDALLFNGILAHLQQNGRLDQAYIDDHTEGFAAAVSEAQHSAGSIEQVASACGLSSAAVGTLFDWFAHTEKTVTVYSQGINQSGSGSDKCNAIINCHLATGRIGKPGMGPFSFTGQPNAMGGREVGGLANTLAAHMDLDNPEHVDRVSRFWGSDKIADKQGLKAVAMFDAIAAGQIKAVWIMATNPVVSMPDADKVKHALQQCELVVVSDCIANTDTAQLAHVLLPATGWSEKDGTVTNLERRISRQRPLFPASGAARHDWWIISQVAQRMGFREAFNYASSADVFREHAALSAFENDTEHQLRDFNLSAFARIDQHDFDALQPVQWPVSAGHTAGTARMFADGQYFTANRKARFISITPRPPVNAPNADYPFTLNTGRLRDQWHTMTRTGLAAKLTAHRPEPFVEIHPTDAERLGLAARSLANIQSLWGNMLARVEINPGQQIGSLFVPMHWTGQTSSHGRMGAVVNPVVDPHSGQPESKQTPVHISTWPAQWYATILSRKPLHIEGAEYQVKVRGERYFRYELASTETGKDWRVWARSLLAAEEQHIDDNYWLEYSDQQAGYYRTAYLLDRELQACLFVGPNSELPEPGWLGSLFAKTELSRAERLSLLSGLPPKGETDIGRIVCSCFNVGEKSIKQAVQTQQLQSVADISACLNAGSGCGSCVAELKEFLPKPT, from the coding sequence ATGAACACTATCAAAACCACTTGCCCTTATTGCGGTGTCGGTTGCGGCATCGAAGCCACGGTAGAAGACAGCACCACGCACCGGGTTACCATCAAGGGCGACAGTACTCACCCGGCCAACTTCGGCAAACTTTGCTCGAAAGGCGCGACGCTCGGCGATACCGTTTCGCTGGAAAACCGTCTGCTCTACCCCAGCATCCACGGCCAACGGGTCGATTGGGATAGCGCTTTAAACCATGTCGCCGCACGCTTTAACGAGATTATCGAAAAACACGGCCCCGAAGCAGTGGCATTTTATGTCTCCGGCCAATTGCTGACAGAGGATTATTACGTCGCCAATAAATTGATGAAAGGCTTTATCGGCACAGCCAATATCGACACCAACTCCCGGCTGTGCATGTCGTCGGCGGTAGTTGGGTATAAACGCGCATTCGGGGCCGACACAGTGCCCTGCAATTACGAAGACCTGGAATTGGCCGAATTGATTTTACTGGTCGGCTCCAATGCCGCTTGGTGCCATCCGATTGCTTTTCAACGCATCCGTAAGGCCAAGGAAAACAATCCTAATTTAAAAGTCGTGGTGATCGATCCGCGCGCCACCGCCAGCTGCGATATTGCCGATTTGCACTTACCAGTCAAACCGGGCATGGACGCCTTGTTATTCAATGGCATTCTGGCGCATTTACAGCAAAACGGCCGGCTGGATCAAGCTTATATCGATGACCATACAGAAGGTTTTGCCGCAGCCGTGTCCGAAGCGCAACACAGTGCCGGCAGCATCGAACAAGTAGCCAGTGCTTGCGGATTAAGTTCGGCAGCGGTCGGCACGCTATTCGATTGGTTTGCCCATACCGAAAAGACCGTCACGGTCTATTCGCAAGGCATCAATCAATCCGGTTCCGGCTCGGATAAATGCAATGCCATCATCAATTGCCATCTGGCGACCGGGCGCATCGGCAAACCGGGCATGGGACCGTTTTCCTTCACCGGCCAACCCAACGCCATGGGCGGCCGGGAAGTCGGCGGTTTGGCGAATACCTTGGCCGCACACATGGATTTGGACAACCCCGAGCATGTCGATAGAGTTAGCCGTTTTTGGGGCAGCGACAAAATCGCCGACAAACAAGGTTTAAAAGCCGTGGCGATGTTCGATGCCATCGCCGCCGGCCAAATCAAAGCAGTGTGGATCATGGCCACCAATCCGGTGGTATCGATGCCGGACGCTGACAAAGTTAAACACGCTTTGCAACAGTGCGAACTGGTGGTGGTGTCCGATTGCATCGCCAACACCGACACCGCCCAACTGGCCCATGTACTGCTGCCGGCCACCGGCTGGAGCGAAAAAGACGGCACTGTCACCAACCTGGAACGGCGCATCTCCCGACAAAGGCCGCTGTTTCCAGCCTCCGGCGCAGCCCGGCACGATTGGTGGATTATTAGCCAAGTCGCGCAACGCATGGGGTTTAGAGAGGCGTTTAACTACGCATCCAGCGCCGATGTTTTTCGCGAACATGCAGCACTGTCGGCATTTGAAAACGATACCGAGCATCAGCTACGCGATTTCAACTTATCGGCTTTTGCCCGGATCGATCAGCACGACTTCGACGCACTGCAACCGGTGCAGTGGCCGGTCAGCGCCGGGCACACAGCAGGTACGGCCAGAATGTTCGCGGATGGTCAGTATTTCACAGCCAATCGCAAGGCTCGCTTCATCTCGATAACACCGCGTCCGCCGGTCAACGCGCCGAATGCCGACTATCCGTTTACCCTGAATACCGGCCGTTTACGTGACCAATGGCACACGATGACCCGCACCGGTCTGGCCGCCAAACTGACTGCGCATCGGCCCGAACCCTTTGTGGAGATACACCCGACCGATGCCGAGCGCCTAGGATTAGCGGCGCGCAGCCTGGCCAACATCCAAAGCCTTTGGGGTAACATGCTTGCTCGCGTCGAGATCAATCCGGGTCAGCAAATCGGTAGTCTGTTCGTGCCCATGCACTGGACCGGTCAAACCAGTAGCCATGGCCGAATGGGCGCGGTGGTCAACCCGGTTGTCGATCCGCACTCCGGGCAACCGGAAAGCAAGCAAACCCCGGTGCATATCAGCACTTGGCCGGCACAATGGTATGCAACGATATTATCTCGAAAGCCCTTGCACATCGAGGGTGCCGAGTATCAGGTTAAGGTGCGCGGCGAGCGCTACTTTCGCTACGAATTGGCTTCTACCGAAACCGGCAAGGACTGGCGGGTATGGGCACGCTCGTTACTCGCCGCTGAAGAGCAGCATATCGACGACAATTACTGGCTGGAATATAGCGACCAACAAGCAGGCTATTACCGCACTGCTTATTTGCTTGATCGCGAATTACAAGCCTGCTTATTTGTCGGCCCCAATAGCGAGCTACCCGAACCCGGCTGGCTAGGCAGTTTATTTGCCAAAACCGAGTTAAGCAGAGCTGAGCGCCTGAGTTTGCTGAGCGGCCTACCGCCCAAAGGTGAAACCGATATTGGCCGAATCGTCTGTTCGTGTTTCAATGTCGGCGAAAAATCCATCAAACAAGCGGTGCAAACCCAGCAATTGCAAAGCGTTGCCGACATCAGCGCCTGTTTGAACGCCGGCAGCGGTTGCGGTTCCTGTGTCGCGGAACTGAAGGAGTTTTTACCGAAACCCACTTAA
- a CDS encoding nonribosomal peptide synthetase MxaA translates to MTVAAKRLFSGSVRAFGVLLLAACSGASNQALRDFQVQTPRPFGYVIGDTIPQRIVLETRAGMALERGSLPTPGRVNRWLQLNAVHVQELSGSDGKRYQIDLLYQQFYAPMEVKALNIPGYNLRFQQHGQSLEQPVAAWTFTAAPLRELVVRQDQHGEYLRPDQAPPLLDDAVIVQRLFMALAVVLGVALRLAWLYGYLPGRAQRRVFKCAQRQLQKLGLSQLPQALAALHAAFNGLHGKPVFLHKLTEFYQSHPEYCSIADELSWFFDYSNRYFFDDASTMPQESDLQKIKALCLHCREIERGSR, encoded by the coding sequence GTGACAGTGGCGGCAAAGCGGCTTTTTTCCGGTTCGGTAAGGGCATTTGGCGTGCTGCTGTTAGCGGCGTGCTCAGGCGCCTCCAATCAAGCACTCCGCGACTTTCAAGTGCAAACGCCGCGGCCGTTCGGTTATGTGATCGGCGATACCATACCGCAGCGGATTGTGCTGGAAACCCGCGCCGGTATGGCACTGGAACGCGGCAGTCTGCCGACGCCGGGTCGGGTGAATCGCTGGCTACAACTGAATGCGGTGCACGTACAAGAGCTAAGCGGTAGTGACGGCAAGCGCTATCAAATCGATCTGCTATATCAGCAATTTTACGCCCCTATGGAAGTCAAAGCCTTGAACATACCAGGCTATAACTTGCGCTTTCAGCAACATGGGCAAAGCCTGGAGCAACCGGTTGCGGCATGGACCTTTACCGCCGCACCCTTACGCGAGTTAGTGGTCAGGCAGGATCAACACGGCGAATACCTGCGCCCGGACCAAGCACCGCCCTTGTTAGACGACGCTGTCATTGTCCAGCGCTTATTCATGGCCTTGGCCGTGGTCTTGGGTGTGGCTTTACGTTTGGCCTGGCTCTACGGTTACTTGCCAGGTCGAGCGCAGCGCCGGGTGTTTAAGTGCGCGCAGCGGCAACTGCAAAAGCTTGGCCTGTCGCAATTACCGCAGGCGCTGGCTGCACTGCATGCTGCTTTTAATGGTTTGCATGGCAAGCCGGTGTTTTTACATAAATTGACCGAGTTTTATCAAAGCCATCCGGAATACTGCAGCATCGCCGACGAATTGTCCTGGTTTTTCGATTATTCCAATCGCTACTTTTTCGACGACGCTTCGACCATGCCGCAAGAAAGCGATCTGCAAAAAATCAAAGCCCTGTGTCTGCACTGCCGGGAAATCGAGCGAGGCAGCCGATGA